A region from the Oncorhynchus clarkii lewisi isolate Uvic-CL-2024 chromosome 8, UVic_Ocla_1.0, whole genome shotgun sequence genome encodes:
- the LOC139415109 gene encoding nephrocan-like translates to MMWFLMILLASITLHTLVCICSNVCPKKCVCDSAKSVQCFRLQSFPTGITKDVRKLNLGYNHIKQLKGRDISGLTELEEVIISSCGVEVVEANALRAQGLLRSLDLQKNKLHQIPRGLPPSLETLNVGHNRITGLQESVFEGLKKLRLLDLQNNQITNLRSNTLSTLKKLECLYLDGNQIETVQGALRLPQLNLLSLGNNKIPCFPSSFFTPLQSLTTLRLPGNLLSRVPLDLPHALSYLNLDRNQIRALRNREMGQLRNLTSLSASYNRLVSVDGGLRLPNLTVLELPGNQLRVLPSRLSPKLEKLDCRQNSIQEVTFQHLSGMKQLKHLFLENNTIWNFEANALRNSVHITNLALEQNLLSSIPDGLPESLIRLDLKGNRIEAVQEQELRSLKRLQVLNLRRNKLTSLPQITLDLLPRLRTVYLDGNPWNCSCELLGVKRTLLARRVEIPKELCNEHVSEPGDSWRAYLMAQDRCEEYFMETAPEDQVEQTDTEEYYDYDS, encoded by the exons ATGATGTGGTTTCTCATGATCTTGCTGGCAAGTATTACATTGCATACTCTCGTGTGCATCTGTAGCAATGTTTGTccaaagaagtgtgtgtgtgatagtgcaAAGTCAGTGCAGTGTTTCAGGTTGCAGTCTTTTCCCACTGGAATCACTAAAGATGTGAGGAAACTAAACCTGGGATACAACCACATCAAGCAACTAAAG GGTAGAGACATATCtggcctgacagagctggaggaaGTGATCATTTCATCCTGTGGAGTGGAAGTGGTGGAGGCCAATGCTCTCAGGGCTCAGGGGCTACTAAGAAGCCTGGATCTACAGAAGAATAAACTGCATCAGATCCCCCGTGGTCTCCCACCCAGCCTGGAGACCCTTAACGTGGGCCACAACAGGATCACAGGCCTCCAGGAGTCTGTCTTTGAGGGGCTGAAGAAACTACGCCTGCTTGATCTTCAGAACAACCAGATCACCAACCTGCGTTCCAACACCCTCTCCACCCTGAAGAAGTTGGAGTGCCTTTACCTGGATGGAAATCAAATTGAGACAGTTCAAGGTGCTCTGAGACTCCCCCAACTGAATCTGTTGAGCTTGGGGAACAACAAGATCCCCTGTTTTCCCTCATCCTTTTTCACACCACTACAGTCCTTGACGACACTGCGTTTACCAGGGAACCTCCTATCAAGAGTCCCACTCGATCTCCCTCATGCCCTGTCCTACCTGAACTTGGACAGGAACCAAATACGAGCACTGAGAAACCGTGAGATGGGCCAACTCCGCAACCTCACGTCTCTGTCTGCGTCCTACAATAGGTTGGTTTCTGTGGATGGTGGCCTTCGCTTGCCCAACCTCACAGTGCTGGAACTGCCAGGAAACCAGCTGAGGGTGCTGCCCAGTAGACTGAGCCCCAAACTGGAAAAACTGGACTGCAGACAGAACTCCATTCAGGAAGTCACCTTCCAGCACCTGTCTGGAATGAAACAGCTGAAGCATCTCTTCCTAGAGAATAACACCATCTGGAACTTTGAAGCTAATGCTCTGAGGAACAGCGTTCACATAACCAACCTGGCTCTGGAAcagaatctcctctcctctattccagACGG GCTTCCAGAGAGTCTGATCCGCCTGGACTTGAAAGGGAACCGCATCGAGGCCGTCCAGGAGCAGGAGCTGAGATCCCTGAAGCGCCTGCAGGTGTTGAACTTGAGGAGAAACAAGCTGACCTCCCTCCCCCAGATCACCCTGGATCTGCTTCCACGGCTGAGGACCGTCTACCTAGATGGGAACCCCTGGAACTGCAGCTGTGAGCTCCTGGGGGTCAAGAGGACCCTGCTGGCCAGGAGGGTGGAGATCCCTAAAGAGCTGTGTAACGAGCATGTGAGTGAGCCGGGGGACAGCTGGAGAGCGTACCTGATGGCCCAGGACAGATGTGAGGAGTACTTCATGGAAACCGCCCCTGAGGACCAAGTGGAGCAGACAGACACTGAGGAGTATTATGACTATGATTCGTAG